A window of the Malaclemys terrapin pileata isolate rMalTer1 chromosome 6, rMalTer1.hap1, whole genome shotgun sequence genome harbors these coding sequences:
- the LOC128838970 gene encoding histone H3.3A-like, translating into MSFGMMVTLLAWIAHKLESSTPTGGKAPRKQLTTKAARKSAPSTGGVKKPHRYRPGTVALREIRRYQKSTELLIRKLPFQRLVREIAQDFKTDLRFQSAAIGALQEASEAYLVGLFEDTNLCAIHAKRVTIMPKDIQLARRICGERA; encoded by the coding sequence ATGTCTTTTGGCATGATGGTGACTCTTTTGGCGTGGATTGCACACAAGTTGGAGTCTTCAACTCCCACTGGTGGGAAAGCCCCCCGGAAGCAACTGACCACCAAAGCAGCCAGGAAAAGTGCGCCCTCCACTGGGGGAGTGAAGAAACCTCATCGTTACAGGCCTGGCACCGTGGCCCTTCGAGAGATCCGGCGGTACCAGAAATCCACTGAGCTGCTGATTCGCAAACTCCCGTTCCAGCGTCTGGTCCGTGAAATCGCTCAGGACTTCAAGACGGATCTGCGGTTCCAGAGTGCTGCCATCGGAGCCCTGCAGGAAGCCAGTGAGGCTTATCTCGTGGGTCTCTTTGAAGACACCAACTTGTGTGCAATCCACGCCAAAAGAGTCACCATCATGCCAAAAGACATCCAGCTGGCACGTCGTATCTGCGGCGAGCGGGCTTAA